One segment of Manihot esculenta cultivar AM560-2 chromosome 4, M.esculenta_v8, whole genome shotgun sequence DNA contains the following:
- the LOC110614117 gene encoding transcription repressor OFP14: MPTKFHQSLNAYLSKIKNPTPFSLSSSKNWILSGCKNPKTTSFVANSSINIEEHINRDGAATLSDIDRFLFENFKSLYIKNDEEDHHQKKKYEEGRQLKEEDGDYDQVNLGGVLHHNHDDSSSEFYDIPPDLCGSHRFFVATGFNSLIEETQTNLTTTFEKEEISSTLTSNTIINSARNSSNGSNIKNINVALPNNCIALIKYSQGPNNDFRQPMQEIVEAKLQQKEKIDWDFVQDLLFCYLDLNEKKSHKFILSAFVDLVMSLRQCSSKVPTKSRRKKLIQSRGKGN, encoded by the coding sequence ATGCCAACGAAATTCCACCAGTCCCTCAATGCTTACCTCTCTAAGATAAAAAACCCTACTCCTTTTTCTTTATCATCTTCTAAAAATTGGATTTTATCTGGCTGTAAAAACCCAAAGACCACATCATTTGTGGCTAATAGTAGCATAAACATCGAGGAACACATCAACAGAGATGGTGCAGCAACCCTCTCCGACATCGATCGCTTTCTCTTTGAGAATTTCAAGTCTCTCTATATTAAAAATGACGAGGAAGATCATCATCAAAAGAAGAAATATGAGGAAGGAAGACaattaaaagaagaagatggagacTATGATCAAGTTAATCTTGGAGGAGTATTACATCACAATCATGATGACTCATCTTCTGAGTTTTACGACATACCACCGGATCTTTGTGGGTCTCATAGATTTTTCGTCGCCACCGGCTTTAACTCGCTTATCGAAGAGACCCAAACTAATCTGACTACCACGTTCGAGAAAGAGGAAATAAGTTCAACCTTAACCAGTAACACTATAATTAACTCTGCAAGAAATTCTTCTAATGGTAGTAACATAAAAAACATAAATGTTGCACTTCCTAACAATTGCATCGCATTGATAAAGTACTCTCAGGGCCCAAACAACGATTTTCGGCAGCCTATGCAGGAAATAGTGGAAGCAAAATTACAACAGAAGGAGAAGATTGATTGGGATTTCGTGCAAGATCTTTTATTCTGTTACTTAGACTTAAATGAGAAGAAGTCACATAAATTTATATTGAGTGCGTTTGTAGATCTTGTTATGAGTTTGCGTCAATGTTCAAGTAAAGTTCCGACAAAGTCACGGAGGAAAAAACTGATACAGAGCAGAGGAAAAGGCAACTGA
- the LOC110614119 gene encoding uncharacterized protein LOC110614119, translated as MDSNVRQERRRKIVERGGDRLALITGQVQTLSRSPSSPSPATQRQRHAHTGSSPSIVFATVDNAQINAGPEEKDDDSDSMFTKVSTMNKYPGARNFHKGNEAKPRSVKFLTNPDPLTKLQEQDSEITSSVQKASTHSNFFSSKQINTCIIASERTRVTCSLIIASLVIISYIDYQLFGFDIVSSESFIARPFYIILLTDVTIVLSQLFLENARDCDEVEKEINAAQEDEDNLAGAVNLLERGLVLYQAIRGFFIDCSIYVVVVICGLSLV; from the exons atggaTAGCAATGTGAGACAAGAACGAAGGAGGAAAATCGTGGAAAGAGGGGGTGATCGCTTGGCTCTCATCACCGGCCAGGTCCAAACTCTCAGTAGATCGCCGTCGTCACCATCTCCAGCTACTCAACGTCAACGTCATGCACACACAGGATCTTCCCCATCAATTGTCTTCGCTACTGTTGATAATGCTCAAATCAATG CTGGTCCTGAGGAAAAAGATGATGATTCTGATTCCATGTTCACGAAGGTCAGCACCATGAATAAGTATCCAGGGGCCAGAAACTTCCATAAAGGGAACGAAGCGAAACCTCGCTCGGTGAAATTTTTGACAAATCCCGACCCCCTGACCAAATTGCAGGAGCAGGATTCGGAGATCACATCATCAGTTCAAAAGGCATCGACTCATTCCAATTTTTTCTCTTCCAAACAGATTAATACCTGCATTATAGCTTCTGAGAGAACGCGAGTTACTTGTTCTCTTATTATAGCTTCTTTAGTGATTATATCTTACATTGATTATCAACTGTTTGGATTTGACATCGTGAGTTCAGAGAGCTTCATTGCCAGGCCTTTCTATATAATTCTGCTAACTGATGTAACCATTGTGCTTTCTCAATTGTTTCTGGAAAATGCAAGAGACTGTGATGAGGTTGAGAAAGAAATAAATGCAGCTCAGGAGGACGAAGATAACTTGGCTGGAGCGGTCAATCTCTTGGAGAGAGGTTTGGTCCTGTACCAGGCCATTCGTGGCTTCTTCATTGATTGCAGTATTTATGTGGTTGTGGTCATCTGTGGCCTCTCTCTAGTGTAG
- the LOC110612676 gene encoding uncharacterized protein LOC110612676, giving the protein MESMPTFALLLLSSILSFSSVHSSEMSPSATPAQQQPSKASSLFASQLSNAPVPPVDPSLEKICGVTEDPRKCISFMAPYTPGSTDAVSVVAMIMEAIYKQVDRAIVISKKAAKNPSQSPVISSCLNKCVESYNKVIDDLGNAMAASTAHDMKSVDDLLAAASSNFGFCDETFHKNGIQESPMEEIDETLILLAGFGVAISRKLIIKSN; this is encoded by the coding sequence ATGGAGTCCATGCCGACCTTTGCTCTGCTTTTGCTTTCTTCTATTCTCTCATTCTCTAGTGTTCATTCCTCTGAGATGTCCCCATCGGCAACGCCTGCCCAACAACAGCCGTCGAAAGCGTCATCTTTATTTGCCTCTCAGCTCTCAAACGCCCCAGTGCCGCCTGTCGATCCTTCCCTTGAAAAAATATGCGGGGTTACTGAAGACCCTCGCAAATGTATCTCCTTTATGGCTCCATACACACCTGGTTCTACAGATGCCGTTTCGGTCGTCGCCATGATCATGGAAGCAATATATAAACAAGTAGATAGAGCCATCGTCATTTCCAAGAAAGCTGCCAAGAATCCGTCGCAGTCGCCGGTGATTTCAAGCTGCCTTAATAAATGTGTAGAATCTTACAATAAGGTCATTGATGATCTTGGAAATGCTATGGCTGCTTCTACTGCTCATGATATGAAATCAGTCGATGATTTGCTTGCTGCTGCCAGTTCCAATTTCGGTTTCTGTGATGAAACTTTTCATAAGAATGGCATACAAGAGTCGCCAATGGAGGAGATTGATGAGACATTGATACTGTTGGCTGGATTTGGGGTTGCTATTTCTAGAAAACTAATTATCAAGTCCAATTAA
- the LOC110613520 gene encoding trihelix transcription factor ASIL2 yields MDDTEDDARYPPNPYGVNHQQGYGSSSQQKLSVKNAPYSRTIGNQYVDDDEEYDNEEEDEEELGDDDGENNQNNGIQYVGKEVDDDDYDEDDEDTNADEEDDDADNQNNYSGRINDDLERHPKKRKLKSIASSYEFAPRVPAPPVTASSAPKPSFAGRNPLTDWTEHETFVLLDAWGDKFLQCGRKSLRSEEWQEVAEKVSEVSKIERTDTQCRNRLDTLKKKYKKEKINQVDMGGNSSKWVYFKKMDMLMSTSAQQGGLSCGVDSGEYVFMNPKVYLNRANGLDEMRDSPGNSDSADEAEDDSDGLPPKKRKSGRDRNERSSFRVLADSFQKFSEIYEKIENNKRQQMLELEKMRMDFHRDLEMQKRQIIERAHAEIAKIRLGDDDNNDISADNASG; encoded by the coding sequence ATGGATGACACTGAGGATGATGCAAGGTATCCGCCAAACCCATATGGTGTTAATCACCAGCAAGGTTATGGTTCTTCAAGTCAACAAAAACTTTCTGTGAAGAATGCTCCATATTCCAGGACAATTGGTAACCAGTATGTTGATGATGACGAGGAATATgataatgaagaagaagatgaagaggaGTTGGGAGATGATGATGGGGagaataatcaaaataatggTATTCAGTATGTGGGAAAAGAAGTGGATGATGATGACTATGATGAGGATGATGAGGACACAAATGCtgatgaagaagatgatgatgcgGATAATCAAAACAATTATAGTGGGAGGATCAATGATGATTTGGAAAGGCATCCTAAGAAGCGAAAGCTAAAGAGCATTGCTTCAAGCTATGAATTTGCACCTCGCGTCCCAGCACCTCCTGTTACTGCCTCATCAGCTCCAAAACCTTCATTTGCTGGGCGTAACCCACTCACTGATTGGACTGAGCATGAAACTTTTGTTTTGCTTGATGCTTGGGGCGATAAATTTTTGCAATGTGGGAGGAAGAGTCTTCGTTCTGAGGAATGGCAAGAAGTTGCCGAGAAGGTATCAGAAGTATCAAAAATTGAGAGGACAGACACGCAATGTAGGAATCGTTTGGATACATTAAAAAAGAAGTATAAAAAAGAGAAGATTAATCAAGTAGACATGGGCGGCAATAGTAGCAAATGGGTTTATTTCAAGAAGATGGATATGCTAATGTCGACATCTGCACAGCAAGGCGGGCTTTCATGTGGGGTGGACTCGGGAGAGTATGTTTTCATGAACCCTAAAGTATATCTAAACCGTGCAAATGGATTGGATGAGATGAGGGATAGTCCAGGCAATTCAGATTCAGCTGACGAGGCTGAGGATGATTCAGATGGACTTCCACCCAAGAAGAGAAAGTCTGGAAGGGACCGCAATGAAAGATCCTCATTTAGAGTGCTTGCAGATTCTTTTCAGAAATTTAGTGAGATATATGAGAAAATTGAGAATAATAAACGGCAGCAGATGCTGGAACTAGAGAAGATGAGGATGGATTTCCATAGGGATTTAGAAATGCAGAAAAGGCAAATCATTGAGAGAGCACATGCTGAAATAGCTAAAATTAGGCTGGGTGATGATGACAATAATGATATCTCTGCTGATAATGCCAGTGGATAA
- the LOC110613522 gene encoding ras-related protein RHN1 isoform X1 → MTRPGNRIIQAKLVLLGDMGTGKTSLVLRFIKGQFFDQQEPTIGAAFFTQILSLAEATVKFDIWDTAGQERYHSLAPMYYRGAAAAIVMYDISSMDTFIRAKKWVQELQRQGNPNLVIALVANKSDLDSKREVQNEEGEQSAQENGMFFIETSAKNAYNINELFYEIGKRLARTHSPKPTGVNLNNETQSRTRKLLCCAE, encoded by the exons ATGACAAGGCCTGGCAACAGGATCATACAAGCCAAGCTG GTGCTTTTGGGGGACATGGGAACTGGGAAAACCAGTTTGGTCTTAAGATTCATCAAGGGCCAGTTCTTCGATCAACAG GAACCAACAATAGGTGCAGCCTTTTTCACACAAATATTATCTTTAGCCGAAGCAACGGTTAAATTTGATATATGGGACACTGCCGGACAAGAAAGATATCATAGCTTGGCTCCTATGTATTATCGCGGCGCAGCAGCAGCaattgttatgtatgatatcTCAAGCATG GATACATTCATTAGAGCCAAAAAATGGGTTCAAgaactgcaaagacaag GAAATCCTAATTTGGTTATAGCATTGGTGGCAAACAAATCCGATCTAGACTCTAAGAGAGAGGTGCAGAACGAG GAGGGAGAGCAGTCTGCTCAAGAGAATGGAATGTTCTTCATAGAAACATCTGCAAAAAATGCGTACAACATTAATGAGCTTTTCTATGAAATAG GAAAGAGATTGGCAAGAACTCACTCTCCAAAACCTACTGGTGTGAATCTAAACAATGAGACACAAAGTAGAACAAGAAAACTACTTTGTTGCGCCGAGTGA
- the LOC110613522 gene encoding ras-related protein RHN1 isoform X2 produces MGTGKTSLVLRFIKGQFFDQQEPTIGAAFFTQILSLAEATVKFDIWDTAGQERYHSLAPMYYRGAAAAIVMYDISSMDTFIRAKKWVQELQRQGNPNLVIALVANKSDLDSKREVQNEEGEQSAQENGMFFIETSAKNAYNINELFYEIGKRLARTHSPKPTGVNLNNETQSRTRKLLCCAE; encoded by the exons ATGGGAACTGGGAAAACCAGTTTGGTCTTAAGATTCATCAAGGGCCAGTTCTTCGATCAACAG GAACCAACAATAGGTGCAGCCTTTTTCACACAAATATTATCTTTAGCCGAAGCAACGGTTAAATTTGATATATGGGACACTGCCGGACAAGAAAGATATCATAGCTTGGCTCCTATGTATTATCGCGGCGCAGCAGCAGCaattgttatgtatgatatcTCAAGCATG GATACATTCATTAGAGCCAAAAAATGGGTTCAAgaactgcaaagacaag GAAATCCTAATTTGGTTATAGCATTGGTGGCAAACAAATCCGATCTAGACTCTAAGAGAGAGGTGCAGAACGAG GAGGGAGAGCAGTCTGCTCAAGAGAATGGAATGTTCTTCATAGAAACATCTGCAAAAAATGCGTACAACATTAATGAGCTTTTCTATGAAATAG GAAAGAGATTGGCAAGAACTCACTCTCCAAAACCTACTGGTGTGAATCTAAACAATGAGACACAAAGTAGAACAAGAAAACTACTTTGTTGCGCCGAGTGA
- the LOC110613521 gene encoding probable glutathione S-transferase parA: MAEELILLSSEYSLFAERVKIALAEKGITNYQLRNEDFSNKSPLLLQMNPVHKQVPVLIHNGKPICESLNIVHYIDDFWNHNSPLLPSDPYQRAHARFWVDYIDKKIYPNGRMLWSSKGETMEAARKELIESLKTLYRELGEKAYFNGESFGYIDLALIPFSNVFYTFESLGNMSMEVECPKLVEWAERCSQKETVSKSMWDKHKFYEMALRFKSKWVVD; the protein is encoded by the exons ATGGCTGAAGAGCTGATTCTGCTATCTTCTGAGTATAGCCTTTTTGCAGAAAGGGTGAAGATAGCCTTAGCAGAGAAGGGCATTACAAATTACCAACTCAGAAACGAAGACTTTAGCAATAAGAGCCCTCTTCTTCTCCAAATGAACCCAGTTCATAAGCAAGTTCCTGTACTaatccacaatggcaaacccATTTGCGAGTCTCTGAACATAGTCCATTATATTGACGATTTCTGGAATCACAACTCTCCACTGTTGCCTTCTGATCCATATCAACGAGCTCATGCCAGATTCTGGGTTGATTACATTGATAAAAAG ATTTACCCAAATGGGAGAATGCTGTGGAGTTCTAAAGGTGAGACAATGGAAGCAGCAAGGAAAGAACTGATTGAAAGCTTGAAGACATTGTACAGAGAGCTTGGTGAGAAGGCGTATTTCAATGGAGAGAGTTTTGGTTATATAGATTTGGCATTGATTCCATTCTCCAACGTATTCTACACATTTGAAAGCTTGGGAAACATGAGCATGGAAGTGGAATGCCCCAAGCTAGTCGAGTGGGCTGAGAGATGCTCACAGAAGGAGACTGTGTCCAAGTCTATGTGGGATAAGCACAAGTTCTATGAAATGGCTTTGCGGTTCAAAAGCAAGTGGGTGGTCGACTAA
- the LOC110612677 gene encoding probable glutathione S-transferase, whose product MADEVILLETQFSPFAARVRIALAEKGIQYEAREEDVTNKSSLLLQMNPVNKQIPVLIHNGRPICESMIIVQYIDEVWNHKSLFFPSDPYQRAHARFWADYVDKKIYPIGRMLWSSVGEAKEASKKDLIECFKILEGELGEKPYFGGDGFGFIDVALIPFYSLFYTFEILGNFSMAVECPKLLEWAKRCLQKESVSLSLYDEHKSYETALFMKKKLGF is encoded by the exons ATGGCAGACGAAGTGATTCTTCTGGAAACCCAATTCAGTCCTTTTGCTGCCAGGGTTAGAATCGCCTTGGCTGAGAAGGGAATTCAATACGAggcaagagaagaagatgtcACCAACAAGAGCTCTCTTCTTTTACAGATGAACCCAGTTAATAAACAAATCCCTGTCTTGATCCATAATGGCAGACCCATTTGCGAGTCAATGATTATCGTCCAATATATTGACGAAGTCTGGAACCACAAATCTCTCTTCTTCCCTTCTGATCCTTACCAACGAGCTCATGCCAGGTTCTGGGCTGATTATGTTGACAAGAAA ATTTACCCAATTGGGAGGATGCTTTGGTCCTCTGTAGGCGAAGCCAAAGAAGCATCGAAGAAGGACTTGATCGAGTGCTTTAAAATTTTGGAAGGAGAGCTTGGAGAGAAGCCATATTTTGGAGGTGATGGCTTCGGTTTCATAGATGTGGCATTGATTCCTTTCTATAGCTTGTTTTACACATTTGAGATACTGGGAAACTTTAGCATGGCTGTTGAGTGCCCTAAGCTTCTTGAATGGGCTAAGAGATGCTTGCAGAAAGAAAGTGTGTCCCTGAGTTTGTACGATGAACACAAAAGCTACGAAACGGCTTTGTTCATGAAAAAGAAATTGGGGTTTTGA